The genomic region GGGGACTGGGGCATCATGTTGGTCATGACAAAGGTGCTGCTGTTGTCACTTTTAGACCGGGTGCGATCGGCTGAAGGGACGATGTGGCCGCGATCGTAGCCCGTTCGGGTATAATCGGTAGGTTTGACTTGATAAAAGCCGTCGGGTAAGGTGTCGTCCGGTCTGAAGTCATCTTGGCGATCGACATTGCCTAACCAGGAGGAATTTAACTGCCAACTTGCCCAGTTGGCCGTCCCTTTGCTGCGGTTGTAGGATAATGTATACTGGCTTTTCTCGATCAGATAATTGTCTGCATTGCCGGGATTGCTGGTGGCGCGGCTGGGATTGCCTAACACTAAGGCGCCACCGGAGGAACCGCCCGTGCGATCGCTGACGTAACATAGGGGGCGATCGCCCCCTCCTCGGGAATAGGCCGATCGCCCGCCACACTCGGCCCCACTACTGGTTAAATCGTAAGGACATTCACAGGTTCCGGTTTTGGGCGATCGCAACGGCGTATCCGGCGCCAATGCGGGACACCCTGCCAAGGTAAAGCCCAGAAAAGCAGCAAACAGTCCTTTGAAAACGGGGATCGGCGAGTGATAGGTCAGTTTCATGAACAATTCAGGTGATGTGGGCGACGGCTGGCAGGATTGCGGGCGCGTGCTACCCGTCCAGCTCTACCAAATTTTAGGAACGATCGAGAAGTTATACAATATTCAAGCAAAATTTCAGGTTAAAATTTCAGGTTAAAATTTCAGGTTAAAATCGCGATCGCCGATCCCATGAATTCAGATTTACCCGCCTTTCTCGCCGGAATTGCCTTCTTAATTGTCTATCTCGTTTTTTCTGCAAAAACCGAAATGGGGACTAAATGGCCTTGGAAAAAATAGATGGCAATGGCAATGACAGAATAACTTGACATTAACCGTTGGCAAATCGAGTCAGATATGCTAGACTCCGCCTCAAGAGAAAGCAAAAGTCCTACTCCAAGCAGTGGCGATCGCGACCGAGCGAGACACGGGAAAAACCCGACCTCTAGCGGGCCATGCTAGAAATCGGGTTAAGCTCTGATATAGAGGAGAGTTTGACGGTTTACGCGATCGTTTTATCCTTCAATCGTGGGGGCGATCGTCGCTACCGGAGTAGCTTCAGCCGAGGCCAAATCTAACGGGAAGTTGTGGGCGTTGCGCTCGTGAATCACCTCAATCCCCAAGTTTGCTCGGTTTAAAATATCCGCCCAAGTATTAATCGCACGACCTTGAGAATCCACAATTGACTGGTTGAAGTTAAACCCGTTGAGGTTAAACGCCATCGTCGAAATACCCAGGGACGTAAACCAGATCCCAATCACGGGCCAAGCTGCGAGGAAGAAGTGCAAGCTGCGACTGTTGTTGAACGAGGCATATTGGAAGATTAACCGACCGAAGTAACCGTGAGCGGCAACAATATTGTAGGTTTCTTCTTCCTGACCGAATTTATAGCCTTCATTCGCGGACTGGTTTTCCGTGGTTTCGCGAACCAAGCTCGACGTTACCAGAGAACCGTGCATCGCGGCAAACAAGGCACCGCCGAAGACGCCAATTACACCGAGTTGATGGAAGGGGTGCATCAAAATATTATGTTCGGCTTGGAAAACGATCATGAAGTTGAAGGTTCCACTGACGCCGAGCATCAAACCATCGGAGAAACTGCCTTGACCGATGGGATAAATCAGCAACACCGCCGTCGCCGCCGCTACGGGAGCGGAGAACGCTACGGGAATCCAAGGACGCATTCCCAGGCGGTAACTCAATTCCCACTCACGACCGAGGTAAGCGTAAATACCAATTAAAAAGTGCAGGACGATGAGTTGGTACGGACCGCCGTTGTAAAGCCATTCGTCCAAGGTGGCGGCTTCCCACAAGGGATAAATATGGAGACCGATGGCGGCAGAAGTCGGAACGATGGTCGCGGTCATGATGTTGTTGCCGTAGAGCAACGAACCGGAGACGGGTTCGCGAATTCCGTCGAGGTCTACCGGAGGAGCCGCAATAAAAGCGAGAACGAAGACAATCGTCGCGGTCAAGATGGTCGGAATCATCAAGACACCGAACCAACCAATATACAGGCGATTTTCGGTGCTGGTTACCCAGTCGCAAAACCGGGACCAGAGGCTTTGTGTCGGTTGAGCAAAAGTGGTTGTCATTGGAACGATACTACTCCTAACAACGTGACGGTTGGGGTCAATGCGTTCGGCAGTGACGTCGCAACCGACGTATCTATTGATAACTTTAAAGTT from Oxynema aestuarii AP17 harbors:
- a CDS encoding DNA/RNA non-specific endonuclease, which translates into the protein MKLTYHSPIPVFKGLFAAFLGFTLAGCPALAPDTPLRSPKTGTCECPYDLTSSGAECGGRSAYSRGGGDRPLCYVSDRTGGSSGGALVLGNPSRATSNPGNADNYLIEKSQYTLSYNRSKGTANWASWQLNSSWLGNVDRQDDFRPDDTLPDGFYQVKPTDYTRTGYDRGHIVPSADRTRSKSDNSSTFVMTNMMPQSPANNREIWRELEEYARRLVRQGKELYIIAGPQGRVKTIAEGKVTVPRYTWKIIVVLDRPGTGLSGIKPTTRAIAVRIPNDESVANRDWRQYRVSIDALEKLTGFDFLSNVPKSTQDAIEAGVDRL
- the psbA gene encoding photosystem II q(b) protein, coding for MTTTFAQPTQSLWSRFCDWVTSTENRLYIGWFGVLMIPTILTATIVFVLAFIAAPPVDLDGIREPVSGSLLYGNNIMTATIVPTSAAIGLHIYPLWEAATLDEWLYNGGPYQLIVLHFLIGIYAYLGREWELSYRLGMRPWIPVAFSAPVAAATAVLLIYPIGQGSFSDGLMLGVSGTFNFMIVFQAEHNILMHPFHQLGVIGVFGGALFAAMHGSLVTSSLVRETTENQSANEGYKFGQEEETYNIVAAHGYFGRLIFQYASFNNSRSLHFFLAAWPVIGIWFTSLGISTMAFNLNGFNFNQSIVDSQGRAINTWADILNRANLGIEVIHERNAHNFPLDLASAEATPVATIAPTIEG